In the Candidatus Kapaibacterium sp. genome, GATTCCGTGGAAGGCAACGGTGGACGGGTTGCCAATGAGGGTACTGATGAGACCTGCAATTGGCTGTCGCTGCTGACGAAGCCGCAATAGCGTGAGGGCACTGTCCTTCCCTCCGCTCCACGCAATCCAGATGCCCGCCGACAGCATCATTCACCGATGATTTTGACCAGGACCCGCTTCGGGCGTTGGCCATCGAACTCGCCGTAGAAGATTTGCTCCCATGGCCCCAGGTCTAGGCGTCCGTCGGTGATGGCGACGACGACCTCACGCCCCATGATGGTGCGCTTGAGGTGGGCGTCAGCATTCGTCTCGCCTGTGTCGTTGTGGCGATACCGCGAATACGGCTTCTCGGGTGCAAGCTGCTCCAACCACGCCTCAAAGTCGGCGTGGAGGCCGGGTTCATCGTCGTTGATGAAGACGCTGGCGGTGATGTGCATGGCATTGCAGAGTACAAGGCCCTCGCGAATGCCGCTCTCTCGGACGCACTCCTCCACCATAGGCGTAATGTTGATGAAAGCTCGTCGCGTGGGCGTGTTGAACCAGAGCTCCTTGCGGTAGGACTTCATCGCGACTCCTCGAAGAAGGAGATATCGGCTCACCCGTAGTAGAGCACGCTGGAGAAGGTAACAGCAGAGAGGGTCTCTGGCTCGTACCACTGACGGTAGTCTGCCAGAACGCCGTACCGTGGTTGCAGGGCGGCAAGGAGAGTGTAGACCGGTGACAGCCCGCAGATACGGTATCGGTCCTCAACGGCAGCAATCAGTTGGAAGTACCCCTCGGCATCAGCACGGCACATGGCGGCAATGAGGGCGCGGTCGTGCTGTTCTACTTCGGGGAGTAGGAGGTGTGCATCGGCGTCGTCACCGAATTTGCGTCCAACGTGGGCCATGTCGGCGCTAGCAATCCAGAGTGTACGCCGTCCCGATGATGCGACGATCTCCCGGAGGGTGCGGATGGCGTACCGCAGGACGCTGTCGGTGCTTGGCGAGCGGCGCTGTGGGATGAGGTCGCCAAAGGACGTCAGCAGTACGGGGAAGAGCTCAACCCCGTTGCCGAAGAGATGCTGGAGGAACACAACTTGGAACTCTAGCGAGTGTTCGGGCTTATGAGCAAGGTCGGTATCGGTCACCCCGACGGGACAAGCTTCTACGAACTGCCGGACCAGCGAGCGGGCTGTCGGCATCGTCCCTAGTGGCGTCTGGAAATCCTTCTCCGTGACGATAAACGGGGCATGCCAGCCGTAGTGTGAGGTGCCCAACACGACGACAAGCTCGGGTTGGAGCTGCTGGAGTACCTGATACGCCGCCGCGTAGCTGCTGATTCCTACTCGCAGGTCGATGTGGGGGATAACAGCGGCGATGGGCAGCGCTGCCGGAACCTCTACAATTGGGGCGGATTGGAGGCTAGAGTCCAGCAGAGCAGCGATTTCGGGAGCAGCTTCAGGGTAGCAGATGCCGGCCAGTGCAGCCGTTCGGATAGGGTAACTGCGGTATTCCGCTTCCCAAGCTCGGCGGCGCTGGTCGAAGCGGGGACTCTGCAGGGCATAGACGGAGTCTAACTGCTGCACGAAGTCGGTGACGATTCGCTGATGGGTTGGGGAGTTTCGGACCCCGGCTGCAGCCAGATGCTGCCAGAGCTCCTCCCACGACTGACTCTCTGCCAGTGCCGCTATGACGGGATGCGCCTCTAACGGGACGGCGAACGGCTGGGGCGTATACTCCAGAGGGTCGTATGCCGTCAGCACTGGCTCGGATGCTTGGTCTACGGCGACACTCCACTGCAGTCCGGAACGTAGGGGGTAGAACTCCATGCCTCTACTCGCTGTTGGAGAGGCGGTGTCCGAGACGACTCCAAACGAGGAAGAGTGCAGCCCCAGCGACTGCGAAGATACCGCTGGGCACCAAGAGCCAGAAGTTGCCCGAGAGGAGGTAAGCGACAAGGAAGCTCAGTGAACTCAGCCCATTCGCGGCGGTGCTCAGCCACATGGCCCTTCGCCACGAGGTGGCCTGCTGCTTGCGTTGGTCCATGCCGGCCTACTCCCAAATGAGTTCCATGCCAATCCGCAGGCTCCGCCGCTGCTCGTAACGGGCAGGGTTGAACGGATAGGGCTCCAGCGGCGGCTGGAGGTCGGGATAGAGTGGGTCATTCCACGTCGGAGGTGTCGGATCGCCGTACTCGTACGCCCGACCGGTGACGGGATTGACGATCGCAGGGTTCTTCCAGTCCAGCGGGTTCAGCACTTCCACTCGCAGACGTAGAGTGGCTAAGGCGATGCGGAGGTCACGGCTGAGAGCAAGTTCCCACCATCGGTAGGTCTGGGCGAGGGCACTGTAAGGGCGCTCTTCGTCCAGTTCGTAGAGCGGGCGTCCGTTTGGGAGCCGGCGCTGGGTGCCCGTAGTAGGGTCGATGACCGGCACTGCAGGGGTGTAACGGCGCCCTGATCGGAGTACGAACCGCGTCCAGAGGCGCCACCCCTCCAGGATGCTGAGCCCTAGCGGAGGGGAGCCCTCCGGGGACTGTACCCAGAGGTTGAGCTGGAAGTCCCACGGCCGGTCCCAAGGCATTGGGTCTTCAGTGAGCCGGTCAGGGATAAGCCCTCGGGCAATCAGCAATCCTTGGTCAGCAGAGCTACTCTTGCCCGTCACAGAGCTATAGCCGAGCATAGCGCTCAGCTCCAGCCAGCGTCCGATGCGCTTGCGGTACTCCACCTCGACCCCTCGAGCACGGGCGTAGTCGGCATTGACGTAGGTAATGAAGCGTCCGCCAGCGAATCGAGGGTTGTCCGTGCGTACGGGGCGGGTCTGGACGTAGCCGAAGATGTCGCGGTAGAAGAGGGCGATGCTGAGGACGTCATCGGTGGTCAGTTGGTTCCGCAGTCCCAGCTCATAGGCGATGCTGGTCTCTGGGTTGAGGTCGGGGTTGCCGAAGCGCTGGTATGACGAGCGAGCTGCTGCAGGGGAGAGCTTGGCGT is a window encoding:
- a CDS encoding secondary thiamine-phosphate synthase enzyme YjbQ; this translates as MKSYRKELWFNTPTRRAFINITPMVEECVRESGIREGLVLCNAMHITASVFINDDEPGLHADFEAWLEQLAPEKPYSRYRHNDTGETNADAHLKRTIMGREVVVAITDGRLDLGPWEQIFYGEFDGQRPKRVLVKIIGE
- the amrB gene encoding AmmeMemoRadiSam system protein B — translated: MEFYPLRSGLQWSVAVDQASEPVLTAYDPLEYTPQPFAVPLEAHPVIAALAESQSWEELWQHLAAAGVRNSPTHQRIVTDFVQQLDSVYALQSPRFDQRRRAWEAEYRSYPIRTAALAGICYPEAAPEIAALLDSSLQSAPIVEVPAALPIAAVIPHIDLRVGISSYAAAYQVLQQLQPELVVVLGTSHYGWHAPFIVTEKDFQTPLGTMPTARSLVRQFVEACPVGVTDTDLAHKPEHSLEFQVVFLQHLFGNGVELFPVLLTSFGDLIPQRRSPSTDSVLRYAIRTLREIVASSGRRTLWIASADMAHVGRKFGDDADAHLLLPEVEQHDRALIAAMCRADAEGYFQLIAAVEDRYRICGLSPVYTLLAALQPRYGVLADYRQWYEPETLSAVTFSSVLYYG